One stretch of Streptomyces sp. NBC_01363 DNA includes these proteins:
- a CDS encoding beta-ketoacyl synthase N-terminal-like domain-containing protein translates to MAARQVPVAIVGMAVLLPGAADLDAYWRNLRDGVDAIGAVPDGRWDAEYYHPGTASDPAVANQVYARRGGFVDGLAQVEVTRFGIMPNSVAGTEPDQLIALHVASAALDDAGGTDRLPDRGRVGVVLGRGGYLTPGLVRLDQRVRTAGQLVRTLAELLPDLTGDQLAGVRQAFTERLGPDSPESAIGLVPNLAASRVANRLDLRGPAYTVDAACASSLVAVDQAVGELASGRCDVMLAGGVHHCHDITLWSVFSQLRALSPSQRIRPFHRDADGILIGEGTGVVVLKRLADAERAGDRIYAVVRGTGVASDGRAAGLMNPEPGGQAHAVRQAWRAAGLDPAEPGSVGLLEAHGTATPAGDSAELATLADVFGPGDGDAVLGSVKSMIGHAMPAAGVAGLVKAALAVHHRTLLPTLHCDDPHPALARTRFRTLEKAADWETTARSPVRRAAVNAFGFGGINAHVVLEEAPDGHGSRASAPARPVVEVDEPEHVLLLAAESPAHLAALLDADDDTVRAAGLAPGHPHPEAGPARLGIVGPTAKRLALARRAVARQRGWHGRGDVWFRPGPLLGAGHGRLAFLFPGLEGDFTPQVDDVAAHFGLRAPAVDGDRTDDVGRHGFGVVAVGRLLDAALRRSGIVPDAVAGHSVGEWTAMAAAGLYSGDEVDAFMAAFDPDSVTVPGLAFGAIGTSAEHVLAALRDEGGSRAGLVLSHDNAPGQSMVCGPQAAVEDFVRARRAQGVLSQVLPFQSGFHTPMLRPHVGPMEEAARRFRLHPPHTPLWSGTTAAPFPEDETGIRALFVRHLLEPVRFRQLTEALNAAGHRVFVQVGPGQLGSLVSDTLGGRDHLVVAANSPHRTGLAQLRRVATALWTAGSAVAPSLQPAETATTSQRPPVRLDLSGALVSLSPQRLPGLRAGLRAPARAPVPAGPSPLDSLAESSPVAAELSALLSETADTAAALMSARTGTPAPAPSAGPRHTTVHVSPDTMPYLLDHCFFPQRPGWPEVADRWPVVPATTIVQHIVDAAQETFPGGLPVAVHGARFDEWLTATPAVDVPVTVTPKDPGLLAVSFGPRARATVELVGAYPTPPPAPWVTDPGAEHAPDHTAAQLYAERWMFHGPAFQGVSELTAIGDRHVRGRLTTPSAPGALLDNVGQLLGYWIMATRSERTVVFPVGMREMRFYGPHPAPGTEVECLVRVTSLTDALLEADVQLRAGGTVWAELYGWQDRRFDNDPQTRPVERFPDRNTLSEPRPGGWRLLHERWPDLASRELIMRNSLGGAERAEYARHAPRGRRQWLLGRIAVKDAVRQWLWDHGEGPVFPAELRVHNDETGRPYVSGVHGRPLPPLDVSLAHCAEAAVAIVRPHRTGPGIDIEEVTDRTPQALAAALGGDELRLLHRLSADTGESEAVWFTRFWAAKESVAKAEGTGFGGRPRDFTVFDATPAGDRLAVAGRLQRTYTVHCVPATNPPRLPERAYAVAWTTGNPTAKEYDAR, encoded by the coding sequence GTGGCCGCACGACAGGTGCCGGTGGCCATCGTCGGGATGGCGGTGCTGCTGCCCGGCGCCGCGGACCTGGACGCCTACTGGCGCAACCTGCGCGACGGCGTGGACGCGATCGGCGCGGTACCGGACGGGCGTTGGGACGCCGAGTACTACCACCCGGGCACCGCCTCCGACCCGGCCGTCGCGAACCAGGTCTACGCCCGCCGCGGCGGGTTCGTGGACGGACTCGCGCAGGTGGAGGTCACCCGGTTCGGGATCATGCCGAACTCGGTGGCCGGTACCGAGCCCGACCAGCTCATCGCCCTGCACGTGGCTTCGGCCGCCCTCGACGACGCGGGCGGCACGGACCGCCTCCCCGACCGAGGGCGGGTCGGCGTCGTTCTGGGCAGGGGCGGCTATCTCACGCCCGGCCTGGTCCGGCTCGACCAGCGGGTCCGTACGGCCGGCCAACTGGTCCGCACACTGGCGGAGCTGCTCCCGGACCTGACGGGTGACCAACTCGCGGGAGTGCGCCAGGCATTCACCGAGCGTCTCGGTCCGGACAGCCCCGAGTCCGCGATCGGCCTGGTGCCCAACCTCGCCGCCTCCCGGGTCGCCAACCGGCTCGATCTGCGCGGGCCCGCGTACACGGTGGACGCCGCCTGCGCCTCCTCACTGGTCGCCGTGGACCAGGCCGTGGGCGAACTCGCCTCCGGGCGGTGCGACGTGATGCTCGCCGGCGGCGTCCACCACTGCCACGACATCACGCTGTGGAGCGTCTTCTCCCAGCTGCGCGCACTCTCTCCCAGCCAGCGCATCCGGCCCTTCCACCGGGACGCCGACGGCATCCTGATCGGTGAGGGGACGGGCGTTGTCGTCCTCAAGCGGCTGGCCGACGCCGAGCGCGCCGGAGACCGGATCTACGCGGTGGTCCGGGGCACCGGAGTGGCCAGCGACGGACGAGCGGCCGGACTCATGAACCCCGAGCCCGGTGGACAGGCGCACGCAGTGCGGCAGGCATGGCGGGCGGCCGGACTCGACCCCGCCGAGCCGGGCTCGGTCGGCCTGCTGGAGGCGCACGGCACCGCGACACCGGCAGGTGACAGTGCCGAACTCGCCACGCTCGCCGATGTGTTCGGACCCGGAGACGGTGACGCGGTGCTGGGATCGGTCAAGTCGATGATCGGGCATGCCATGCCGGCCGCCGGGGTCGCCGGTCTGGTCAAGGCCGCACTCGCCGTCCACCACCGGACACTCCTTCCGACACTCCATTGCGACGACCCGCACCCCGCCCTGGCCCGCACCCGGTTCCGCACCCTGGAGAAGGCCGCCGACTGGGAGACCACCGCGCGCAGCCCCGTGCGCCGGGCCGCCGTCAACGCGTTCGGCTTCGGCGGGATCAACGCGCATGTGGTGCTGGAGGAGGCCCCGGACGGGCACGGGTCCCGCGCGAGCGCACCGGCCCGCCCGGTCGTCGAGGTCGACGAGCCCGAGCATGTCCTGCTCCTCGCCGCCGAATCCCCGGCGCACCTCGCCGCCCTGCTGGACGCCGACGACGACACCGTACGGGCGGCCGGTCTCGCCCCCGGCCACCCGCACCCCGAGGCGGGCCCCGCCCGCCTCGGCATCGTCGGACCGACCGCCAAACGGCTCGCCCTGGCACGCCGCGCGGTCGCCCGGCAGCGGGGCTGGCACGGACGCGGTGACGTCTGGTTCCGGCCGGGCCCCCTCCTGGGTGCCGGCCACGGCCGACTGGCATTCCTGTTCCCGGGCCTGGAGGGCGATTTCACCCCGCAGGTCGACGACGTGGCCGCCCATTTCGGTCTGCGTGCCCCCGCAGTCGACGGAGACCGGACCGACGACGTGGGCCGGCACGGTTTCGGCGTGGTCGCCGTCGGCCGCCTCCTCGACGCGGCGCTGCGCCGCAGCGGGATCGTGCCGGACGCGGTCGCCGGACACAGCGTCGGCGAGTGGACGGCCATGGCCGCGGCCGGGCTGTATTCCGGGGACGAGGTCGACGCGTTCATGGCCGCCTTCGACCCCGACTCGGTGACTGTCCCCGGTCTCGCCTTCGGCGCGATCGGCACCAGCGCCGAGCACGTTCTGGCCGCCCTGCGCGACGAGGGCGGGAGCCGGGCGGGCCTGGTCCTCTCCCACGACAACGCGCCCGGTCAGTCGATGGTGTGCGGTCCGCAGGCGGCGGTGGAGGACTTCGTACGGGCGCGTCGCGCCCAGGGCGTTCTCAGCCAGGTCCTGCCGTTCCAATCGGGCTTCCACACGCCGATGCTGCGCCCCCATGTCGGACCGATGGAGGAGGCCGCCCGCCGCTTCCGGCTGCATCCGCCGCACACCCCGCTCTGGTCGGGCACGACCGCCGCACCGTTCCCCGAGGACGAGACGGGGATCCGGGCTCTCTTCGTCCGGCATCTGCTGGAACCCGTACGGTTCCGCCAGCTGACAGAGGCCCTGAACGCGGCCGGTCACCGGGTGTTCGTCCAGGTCGGCCCCGGTCAGCTCGGCTCCCTGGTGAGCGACACCCTGGGCGGTCGCGACCACCTGGTGGTCGCCGCCAACTCGCCCCACCGCACCGGCCTCGCCCAGTTGCGCCGGGTGGCCACCGCGCTGTGGACGGCGGGTTCGGCGGTGGCGCCCTCCCTGCAACCCGCCGAGACGGCGACCACATCTCAACGGCCGCCGGTACGACTGGACTTGAGCGGCGCTCTGGTGTCCCTCTCGCCCCAACGGCTCCCCGGGCTGCGGGCCGGGCTGCGGGCGCCCGCGCGGGCGCCGGTCCCGGCCGGCCCGTCGCCGCTGGACTCCCTCGCCGAGAGCTCCCCGGTGGCCGCCGAACTGAGCGCCCTGCTGAGCGAGACCGCGGACACGGCCGCCGCCCTCATGTCCGCGAGGACGGGGACGCCTGCGCCGGCTCCGTCCGCCGGGCCGCGGCACACCACCGTCCACGTCTCGCCCGACACCATGCCCTACCTTCTGGACCACTGCTTCTTCCCCCAACGGCCCGGCTGGCCCGAAGTCGCCGACCGGTGGCCGGTCGTCCCGGCCACGACGATCGTGCAGCACATCGTGGACGCCGCGCAGGAGACGTTCCCCGGCGGGCTGCCGGTCGCCGTGCACGGCGCGCGGTTCGACGAGTGGCTCACCGCCACCCCGGCAGTCGACGTGCCCGTGACCGTGACGCCGAAGGATCCGGGGCTTCTCGCCGTCTCCTTCGGCCCGCGGGCCCGCGCCACCGTGGAGCTCGTCGGCGCGTACCCCACTCCGCCCCCCGCCCCATGGGTCACCGATCCCGGAGCCGAGCACGCCCCCGACCACACGGCTGCCCAGCTCTACGCCGAGCGCTGGATGTTCCACGGCCCGGCGTTCCAGGGCGTCAGCGAACTCACGGCGATCGGCGACCGCCATGTGCGCGGACGTCTCACCACCCCTTCCGCGCCCGGCGCGCTGCTGGACAACGTCGGCCAGCTACTCGGCTACTGGATCATGGCGACCCGTTCCGAGCGCACCGTCGTGTTCCCGGTCGGGATGCGGGAGATGCGGTTCTACGGGCCGCATCCGGCGCCGGGCACAGAGGTGGAATGCCTGGTGCGCGTCACCTCGCTCACCGATGCCCTTCTGGAGGCCGACGTACAGCTGAGGGCCGGGGGCACCGTGTGGGCGGAGCTGTACGGCTGGCAGGACCGCCGCTTCGACAACGACCCGCAGACCCGGCCCGTCGAGCGCTTCCCGGATCGCAACACCCTGTCCGAGCCGCGCCCCGGCGGCTGGCGGCTGCTGCACGAGAGGTGGCCGGACCTGGCGTCCCGGGAGCTGATCATGCGCAACTCCCTGGGCGGTGCGGAGCGCGCGGAGTACGCCCGCCACGCGCCACGAGGGCGCCGACAGTGGCTGCTGGGGCGCATCGCAGTGAAGGACGCGGTGCGGCAGTGGCTGTGGGACCACGGCGAGGGCCCCGTCTTCCCGGCGGAACTGCGGGTGCACAACGACGAGACGGGCCGTCCGTACGTCTCCGGCGTGCACGGACGGCCCCTGCCCCCGCTGGACGTCTCGCTGGCCCACTGCGCGGAGGCAGCTGTCGCGATCGTCCGACCGCACCGGACCGGCCCCGGCATCGACATCGAGGAGGTCACCGACCGCACCCCGCAGGCCCTCGCCGCCGCCCTCGGCGGGGACGAGCTGCGGCTGCTGCACCGCCTGTCGGCCGACACCGGCGAGAGCGAGGCCGTGTGGTTCACCCGTTTCTGGGCCGCCAAGGAGTCCGTCGCCAAGGCGGAGGGCACCGGATTCGGCGGCCGGCCGCGGGACTTCACCGTGTTCGACGCGACCCCGGCGGGCGACCGGCTGGCCGTCGCGGGCCGCCTGCAACGCACCTACACCGTGCACTGCGTACCGGCCACCAACCCGCCCCGGCTGCCGGAGCGCGCGTACGCAGTCGCATGGACGACGGGAAACCCGACCGCTAAGGAGTACGACGCCCGATGA
- a CDS encoding acyl carrier protein, with translation MNAPTPHTPVTADEESVLADLTGMLARLLEDEYGLDDIEIGMRTTFNRDLELESIDLVTLAGLLQERYGDRVNFAEFLAGMEFDEIIELTVGRLVEYVVTSLKAGEAS, from the coding sequence ATGAATGCGCCCACCCCCCACACCCCTGTCACCGCCGACGAGGAGTCCGTACTTGCCGACCTCACCGGCATGCTGGCGCGGCTCCTGGAGGACGAGTACGGCCTCGACGACATCGAGATCGGCATGAGGACCACCTTCAACCGTGATCTGGAGCTGGAGAGCATCGACCTCGTCACTCTGGCCGGGCTGCTCCAGGAGCGGTACGGAGACCGGGTCAACTTCGCGGAGTTCCTGGCCGGTATGGAGTTCGACGAGATCATCGAACTGACCGTCGGACGGCTGGTCGAGTACGTCGTCACCAGTCTCAAGGCGGGGGAGGCGAGCTGA
- a CDS encoding alpha/beta fold hydrolase, with protein MAMVDTGSVRLHVQRIGPRGGQPATATVVLVHGLLTDSLASYYFTVAPAFAAAGLDVVMYDLRGHGRSGRPAEGYTVEHNIDDLEALLDRLAVTGPVHLVGNSFGGTIAFGFAARRPERVASVSLIESEPATAAWAEKLGGILDRVVTQLAHNEPDAIAWISTHRGHNTARLAKGAARLARDTTLGRDIPASGVLTAGRIAAVRCPVLGLYGGDSDLAELAPWLASTLPDCRTVVIPGHEHSVLVEASGTVGWHILALVEEAGRTTGRVVAEVAG; from the coding sequence ATGGCAATGGTCGACACCGGCTCCGTCCGGTTGCACGTACAGCGGATCGGTCCTCGCGGTGGCCAGCCGGCCACCGCCACCGTAGTGCTGGTGCACGGTCTGCTGACGGACAGCCTGGCCAGCTACTACTTCACCGTCGCACCCGCGTTCGCGGCCGCCGGTCTCGACGTCGTCATGTACGACCTGCGCGGCCACGGGCGCAGTGGACGCCCTGCTGAGGGCTACACGGTCGAGCACAACATCGACGACCTGGAGGCGCTGCTCGACCGGCTGGCGGTGACCGGTCCGGTGCATCTGGTCGGAAACTCCTTCGGCGGCACGATCGCGTTCGGCTTCGCGGCCCGGCGCCCAGAGCGGGTGGCGAGCGTCAGTCTCATCGAGTCCGAACCGGCCACCGCCGCCTGGGCAGAGAAGCTGGGGGGCATCCTGGACCGCGTCGTGACCCAGCTCGCCCACAACGAGCCCGACGCGATCGCCTGGATCAGCACCCACCGCGGGCACAACACGGCGCGGCTGGCCAAGGGCGCGGCCAGACTGGCCCGTGACACCACCCTCGGCCGGGACATCCCGGCCAGCGGCGTCCTGACGGCCGGCCGGATCGCGGCAGTGCGCTGCCCGGTGCTCGGCCTGTACGGCGGCGACTCCGATCTCGCCGAACTCGCGCCCTGGCTGGCATCGACGCTTCCGGACTGCCGGACCGTGGTGATCCCGGGGCACGAGCACTCGGTCCTGGTGGAGGCCTCCGGCACGGTCGGCTGGCACATCCTGGCACTCGTCGAGGAGGCCGGCCGCACCACCGGGCGGGTGGTGGCGGAGGTGGCCGGGTGA
- a CDS encoding glycosyltransferase: MSRFLFVVPPLVGHINPTVGVAAELVASGHAVAWVCPDPALVGRLAGPGAGPVMACAGAPRGERPTELRGPEALKFLWERYLLPLAESMAPGVRAAVKAFRPDVVVADQQAFAGALIAERLGLPWATSATTSAEFTDPLAGLPKVGQWLQQRLGALREAVGDPAGTADPRFSPHLVLAFNTPELAGSAHDGVCWVGPSITARPSAAGFPWEWLDAGRTTVLVTLGTANADVGGRFLDVCRSALRERADRVQAVIADPGGVLSPRDGDKDVLIVPSVPQLSLLERGVGAVVCHAGHNSVCEALWHGVPLVVAPIRDDQPVVAGQVVDAGAGVRVRFGRVTVQKLASAVDSVLDDPEYRDGAHRIRTAFRSAGGARAAALHLGDLAVRQVVSAAARDGSAMSTRAAPTSRDTLAHRESADAAPRRTGTAREFR; the protein is encoded by the coding sequence GTGAGCCGCTTCCTCTTCGTCGTCCCGCCCCTGGTCGGGCACATCAACCCGACCGTCGGTGTCGCCGCCGAACTCGTCGCGTCAGGACATGCGGTGGCGTGGGTGTGTCCCGATCCGGCGCTGGTCGGCCGGCTCGCGGGCCCCGGGGCCGGGCCCGTCATGGCGTGCGCCGGGGCGCCCCGGGGCGAGCGGCCGACCGAGCTGCGCGGCCCGGAGGCGCTGAAGTTCCTGTGGGAGCGGTACCTGCTGCCGCTGGCCGAGTCGATGGCTCCGGGGGTCCGGGCCGCCGTCAAGGCGTTCCGGCCGGATGTCGTCGTTGCCGACCAGCAGGCCTTCGCGGGCGCTCTGATCGCGGAGCGGCTGGGCCTGCCGTGGGCGACCTCGGCGACCACGTCGGCCGAGTTCACCGACCCCCTCGCCGGGCTTCCCAAGGTCGGCCAGTGGCTGCAGCAGCGGCTGGGCGCGCTCAGGGAGGCCGTCGGGGACCCGGCGGGCACGGCCGACCCCCGCTTCTCACCACATCTCGTCCTCGCCTTCAACACACCGGAGTTGGCGGGTTCCGCGCACGACGGAGTGTGCTGGGTCGGTCCGTCGATCACGGCGCGTCCGTCCGCCGCCGGCTTCCCGTGGGAATGGCTCGATGCCGGCCGCACCACCGTCCTGGTCACCTTGGGCACGGCGAACGCCGATGTCGGCGGCCGCTTCCTCGACGTGTGCCGGAGCGCGCTGCGGGAGCGGGCCGACCGGGTGCAGGCGGTGATCGCCGACCCCGGTGGCGTGCTCTCGCCGCGGGACGGCGACAAGGATGTGCTGATCGTGCCGTCCGTGCCGCAACTCTCCCTCCTGGAAAGGGGCGTTGGCGCAGTCGTCTGCCACGCCGGCCACAACAGCGTGTGCGAGGCCCTGTGGCACGGGGTGCCCCTCGTGGTAGCTCCCATCCGCGATGACCAGCCGGTGGTGGCCGGACAGGTCGTGGACGCCGGGGCGGGGGTGCGGGTGCGGTTCGGGCGGGTCACCGTCCAGAAGCTGGCCTCGGCGGTCGACTCCGTCCTGGACGATCCCGAATACCGCGACGGGGCCCACCGGATCCGTACGGCGTTCCGTTCCGCGGGTGGGGCCCGTGCCGCCGCGCTCCACCTCGGTGATCTCGCTGTGCGACAGGTGGTCAGTGCCGCCGCCCGGGACGGCTCCGCCATGTCCACCCGGGCGGCCCCGACTTCGAGAGACACACTCGCGCACCGCGAATCAGCCGATGCAGCCCCACGACGTACGGGAACAGCCAGGGAGTTCAGATGA
- a CDS encoding class I SAM-dependent methyltransferase: MSEDTESTDRIARLRPAYQADIAAGWERFFEPRRTDCPWCGSQELTTRLRTTDLLQHKPGRFVLDRCEGCGHTFQNPRLNEQGLDFYYRDFYDGLGEKQLGDTFGGRTKMYRGRAESMLPYDSAPKRWLDVGTGHGHFCAAARAVLPHTVFDGLDFTDGVELAEREGRVDRGHRGSFPDLAPELASHYDVVSMFHYLEHSTDPDRGLRAAWETVRPGGHLLIEVPDPESRYGRLLGRWWLPWLQPQHLHFVPVANLRARLTEMGFTVVAEQHAEPHDPVDLLAAVWLALNHAAPRDDAPWLPEPPSRLRRTLRGALLVAGIPVLVVGTLLDRFAVRPLSYRLRVSNAYRIVARRD, translated from the coding sequence ATGAGCGAGGACACCGAGTCAACTGACCGGATCGCCCGGCTGCGGCCCGCGTATCAGGCGGACATCGCCGCCGGCTGGGAGCGCTTCTTCGAGCCGCGCCGCACCGACTGCCCATGGTGCGGTTCGCAGGAGCTGACCACCCGGCTGCGCACCACCGACCTGCTCCAGCACAAGCCGGGCCGTTTCGTTCTCGACCGCTGCGAAGGCTGCGGTCACACATTCCAGAACCCCCGGCTCAACGAACAGGGACTGGATTTCTACTACCGCGACTTCTACGACGGGCTCGGCGAGAAACAACTCGGTGACACCTTCGGGGGCCGTACCAAGATGTACCGGGGACGGGCGGAGTCGATGCTGCCGTACGACTCCGCGCCGAAGAGATGGCTGGACGTCGGGACCGGGCACGGCCACTTCTGCGCGGCTGCGCGGGCGGTGCTGCCCCACACCGTGTTCGACGGACTCGACTTCACCGACGGCGTCGAACTGGCCGAGCGCGAGGGCCGGGTGGACCGTGGCCACCGGGGCAGTTTCCCCGACCTCGCACCCGAACTGGCCAGCCACTACGACGTGGTGAGCATGTTCCACTACCTGGAGCACAGCACCGATCCCGATCGCGGACTGCGCGCCGCATGGGAGACGGTACGGCCCGGCGGTCATCTCCTCATCGAGGTGCCGGACCCCGAGAGCCGCTACGGGAGGCTGCTGGGCCGTTGGTGGCTGCCCTGGCTCCAGCCGCAGCACCTGCACTTCGTTCCGGTGGCCAATCTGCGGGCGCGGCTCACGGAAATGGGCTTCACAGTGGTCGCCGAGCAGCACGCGGAGCCGCACGACCCGGTCGACCTGCTGGCCGCCGTATGGCTGGCGCTGAACCACGCGGCACCGCGCGACGATGCGCCGTGGCTGCCCGAGCCACCGAGCCGGCTGCGCCGCACGCTGCGCGGGGCGCTGCTGGTCGCCGGCATTCCGGTGCTGGTGGTGGGCACCCTGCTCGACCGGTTCGCGGTGCGGCCGCTGTCGTACCGGCTTCGGGTGTCGAACGCGTACCGGATCGTGGCCCGGCGCGACTGA
- a CDS encoding ATP-binding protein — protein MRSRVVIKAKAMMCAYGPAGYGKTMAVNSALRELAPRATYRLELRAGPTPRDIRHGLFKALRLPGEPPRRPSEFDALLKEALAEQFRVLVCDEAQWMSRTGFEFWRHLWDDKHTDIAVIFAGGDNCYRVLRREPMLASRIYIWQEFTRLPKNQIRKVIPAFHPIWATCEPSLIDMVDQEAAHGSFRNWANITAHLVSGMDKTGTEHVTEELIHWVYSKIGGM, from the coding sequence TTGCGCAGCAGAGTCGTCATCAAGGCCAAAGCCATGATGTGCGCGTACGGGCCGGCCGGCTATGGCAAGACCATGGCCGTGAACTCCGCCCTGCGCGAGCTGGCACCGCGGGCGACCTACCGGCTCGAGCTACGGGCCGGACCCACCCCGCGCGACATCCGGCACGGCCTGTTCAAGGCGCTGCGGCTGCCCGGTGAACCACCGAGGCGGCCCAGCGAGTTCGATGCCCTCCTCAAAGAGGCTCTCGCCGAACAGTTCCGGGTCCTGGTCTGCGACGAGGCACAGTGGATGAGCCGGACCGGATTCGAGTTCTGGCGCCACCTGTGGGACGACAAGCACACCGACATCGCAGTCATCTTCGCCGGCGGCGACAACTGCTACCGCGTACTGCGGCGCGAGCCTATGCTCGCCTCGCGGATCTACATCTGGCAGGAGTTCACCCGCCTGCCCAAGAACCAGATCCGCAAGGTCATCCCCGCCTTCCACCCCATATGGGCCACCTGCGAGCCCTCGCTGATCGACATGGTCGACCAGGAAGCCGCCCACGGCAGCTTCCGTAACTGGGCCAACATCACCGCCCACCTGGTCTCCGGCATGGACAAGACCGGCACCGAACACGTCACCGAAGAACTCATCCACTGGGTCTACAGCAAGATCGGCGGCATGTGA